A genomic region of Zea mays cultivar B73 chromosome 6, Zm-B73-REFERENCE-NAM-5.0, whole genome shotgun sequence contains the following coding sequences:
- the LOC100382142 gene encoding L-type lectin-domain containing receptor kinase SIT2 precursor encodes MTILLFLIVGFIPELCVAASSDHEQFVFNGFTGSNLSLDGAARITSTGLIELTNDSARIKGHAFHPSPLRFRRSSDGTVQSFSVSFVFGILSSFGDIRGHGFAFFVSPSKDFTAAYPIQFLGLFNSTNNGSLSNHIFAVELDTIQNTEFGDINDNHVGIDINSLNSLKSYAAGFYNDQNSGRFTNLPLIGSQQPIQAWVEYDGNKTRIDVTIAPLGLAKPLTPLLSLAFNLSTVLTEEEAYIGFSSSTGLSTGHHIILGWSFGMNRPAPAIDSTKLPKLPYLGPRAPSKLLEIVLPIASALFVLVVGTTAVILVRRHLRYKEDVREDWEVEYGPQRFTYKDLSHATKGFSSKHLVGVGGFGRVYRGVLPKSRSQVAVKTVPYNSKQGVKQFTAEVASMGHLQHSNIVQLHGYCRRKGEFFLVYDYMVNGSLDRYLYGYGGEEGRPPGATATVVLDWAQRFKIVRDIASGLLYLHEEWDKVVVHRDVKPSNVLLDNNMNGRLGDFGLARLYDHGTDPHTTHVVGTIGYLAPELAHRGKASTRTDVFAFGVFVLEVTCGRKPVVVSEDTDTPGRGTQLMLVDWVIQNWHKGSLVDAIDIKLQGRYDVDQACLALKLGLLCSHPSPDARPSMRQVLQYLDGDLPLPELLPAHFSFHMLALLQSETRLNTSTVSLYPSPAMTMMDYGSVSFSLDGR; translated from the coding sequence ATGACTATCCTCCTCTTCCTAATCGTAGGGTTTATACCAGAACTCTGCGTCGCCGCTAGTAGTGACCATGAACAGTTCGTCTTCAATGGCTTCACCGGCAGCAACCTGAGCTTAGATGGCGCAGCCAGAATCACGTCGACTGGCCTCATCGAGCTGACTAATGATTCGGCCCGGATCAAGGGTCATGCGTTTCACCCATCTCCGCTGCGCTTCCGCCGGTCCTCCGATGGCACGGTCCAGTCCTTTTCCGTCTCCTTTGTGTTTGGCATCCTCTCTTCATTCGGGGACATCAGGGGCCATGGCTTTGCCTTCTTCGTTAGCCCAAGCAAAGACTTCACCGCCGCTTACCCAATACAGTTCCTGGGCCTTTTCAACTCCACGAACAACGGCAGCCTGAGCAACCACATCTTTGCAGTTGAGCTCGACACCATCCAAAACACCGAGTTCGGGGACATAAACGACAACCATGTCGGCATAGACATCAACAGCCTCAACTCCTTGAAATCCTACGCGGCAGGCTTCTACAACGATCAGAACAGTGGCAGGTTCACGAACCTACCCCTGATTGGAAGCCAGCAGCCAATCCAAGCATGGGTGGAGTATGACGGCAACAAGACGCGGATCGATGTGACCATAGCCCCTCTAGGCCTCGCAAAACCTCTGACGCCACTGCTGTCTCTAGCCTTCAACCTTTCCACAGTACTCACGGAGGAAGAAGCGTACATTGGCTTCTCATCTTCCACAGGCCTGAGCACGGGGCATCACATTATTCTTGGCTGGAGCTTCGGGATGAATCGCCCTGCTCCAGCCATCGACTCCACCAAGCTACCCAAGCTACCCTACCTTGGGCCAAGAGCCCCCTCTAAACTCCTAGAGATCGTCCTTCCGATCGCGTCCGCCCTTTTCGTGTTAGTGGTTGGCACTACGGCTGTGATTCTCGTCAGGAGACATCTCAGGTATAAGGAGGATGTACGTGAAGATTGGGAGGTCGAGTATGGCCCCCAGAGGTTCACGTACAAAGACCTGTCCCACGCCACCAAAGGCTTCAGTTCCAAGCACTTGGTCGGCGTAGGAGGCTTTGGGAGGGTGTACAGGGGAGTGCTCCCAAAGTCGAGATCGCAAGTGGCGGTAAAGACGGTACCATACAACTCGAAGCAAGGCGTAAAGCAGTTCACCGCCGAAGTTGCCAGCATGGGGCACCTCCAGCACAGCAACATCGTGCAGCTGCACGGGTACTGCAGGAGGAAGGGCGAGTTTTTCCTAGTGTACGACTACATGGTGAACGGAAGCCTCGACAGGTACCTGTACGGCTACGGCGGCGAAGAGGGCAGGCCGCCGGGGGCCACAGCCACAGTAGTACTAGACTGGGCGCAGAGGTTCAAGATCGTCAGAGACATCGCGTCGGGTCTGCTCTACCTCCACGAGGAGTGGGACAAAGTCGTCGTCCATCGGGACGTCAAGCCCAGCAATGTTCTCCTCGACAACAACATGAATGGCCGCCTGGGAGATTTCGGCCTTGCCAGGTTGTATGACCATGGCACTGACCCACACACCACGCACGTGGTTGGGACGATAGGGTACCTGGCTCCGGAGCTTGCGCACAGAGGCAAGGCAAGCACTCGCACCGACGTTTTCGCCTTTGGCGTCTTCGTTCTTGAGGTCACCTGCGGAAGGAAGCCCGTTGTCGTCAGTGAAGACACAGACACCCCAGGCAGAGGCACGCAGCTGATGCTGGTCGATTGGGTTATTCAGAACTGGCACAAAGGGTCACTCGTTGATGCCATAGATATCAAACTGCAGGGTAGATATGACGTCGACCAGGCATGCCTCGCGTTGAAGTTGGGACTGCTGTGCTCACACCCGTCTCCTGATGCAAGGCCAAGCATGAGGCAAGTTCTGCAGTATCTCGATGGTGATCTGCCGCTACCGGAGCTGCTACCGGCGCACTTCAGTTTTCATATGCTCGCCTTGCTGCAGAGTGAAACACGGCTTAACACATCAACGGTGTCATTGTATCCATCACCAGCGATGACCATGATGGACTATGGTTCAGTATCATTTTCACTAGATGGAAGATAG